In a single window of the Paenibacillus sp. MMS20-IR301 genome:
- a CDS encoding sugar ABC transporter permease, producing the protein MQKVFNNKTAIFLFVFPGILLFALTFLVPIFLSGYYSLRDTLAPGTPSTFTGFANYTQLLFHDSRFWLALRNAILLGLGFIFIQHPIAIFFAIMLDRLGGKAEKWFRTIFFIPCVISVVVISKMWLSLLDPTFGAFNKLLDTLGLGMLKHAWLGDSSTALVTMLFILIWAGFGWGLLFYYAGLKGIPDEMYEAASLDGASGFKLHLRITVPLLSPVITVQITLAMITALKQMETVFLTTNGGPGDSTQFLAVYLYNKAFSASQYGYANAISILFIIVCLLATYLSSKLTRSDATEF; encoded by the coding sequence ATCTTTCTTAGCGGCTACTACTCCCTGAGAGATACACTGGCGCCGGGCACACCCTCTACCTTCACAGGCTTTGCTAACTATACACAGCTTCTGTTCCACGACAGCCGGTTCTGGCTGGCTTTACGCAATGCGATTCTGCTCGGACTCGGCTTTATCTTCATTCAGCATCCGATTGCCATCTTTTTCGCCATCATGCTGGACCGCCTGGGCGGGAAAGCGGAGAAGTGGTTCAGAACGATCTTTTTCATCCCGTGCGTTATTTCTGTAGTCGTTATTTCGAAAATGTGGCTGTCCCTGCTGGACCCTACCTTCGGCGCCTTCAACAAGCTGCTCGATACGCTGGGCCTGGGCATGCTGAAGCATGCGTGGCTGGGCGACAGCAGTACGGCACTCGTGACGATGCTGTTCATCCTGATCTGGGCCGGATTCGGCTGGGGGCTGCTGTTCTACTATGCGGGCCTCAAAGGAATTCCGGATGAAATGTATGAAGCGGCATCCCTGGACGGGGCGTCCGGCTTCAAATTACATCTGCGGATTACTGTTCCGCTGCTCTCACCGGTCATTACGGTGCAGATAACACTGGCAATGATTACTGCCTTGAAGCAAATGGAAACCGTGTTCCTGACCACCAACGGCGGTCCCGGCGACTCCACGCAGTTCCTGGCTGTATACCTATATAACAAAGCCTTCTCGGCCAGCCAATACGGCTATGCCAATGCGATTTCGATTCTCTTCATTATCGTCTGTCTGCTGGCGACCTACCTCAGCAGCAAACTTACCCGCAGTGATGCTACGGAATTCTAA
- a CDS encoding carbohydrate ABC transporter permease, which produces MKKSTKIILWVFFLIVALVQLFPLIWLVDFSFLSSNEFYSSSILKWPSDPQWQNYINAWVDGKFLRYFLNSAFVTTVTILLTVVLSLTLGYAFTRMQWRFRSIFFTIILLGIMIPIHATLLPNFAIFKALGLTNSYLGLILPYTAVSVPMGTFILTGFLKSIPKAMEESAVVDGAGIYRIVFQIIAPLTAPALVTVVVTTFLNCWNEFIMASTFLSKDALKTLPFSVMNFAGQYSSDYGSQFAVMVLTSIPAIIIYAIFNEQITKGVTAGAVKG; this is translated from the coding sequence ATGAAAAAAAGCACGAAAATCATACTATGGGTGTTCTTCCTTATTGTCGCCCTGGTTCAACTGTTCCCGTTAATCTGGCTGGTCGATTTCTCGTTCCTCAGCAGCAATGAATTCTATTCCTCAAGCATCCTGAAATGGCCGTCTGATCCGCAGTGGCAGAATTACATCAATGCCTGGGTGGACGGGAAATTCCTGCGGTATTTCCTTAACAGCGCATTTGTTACTACCGTTACAATCCTGCTGACAGTTGTGCTATCCTTAACACTGGGGTATGCGTTTACCCGGATGCAGTGGAGGTTCCGCTCTATCTTTTTCACCATTATTCTGCTTGGTATTATGATTCCTATTCATGCCACACTGCTGCCTAACTTTGCGATCTTCAAGGCGCTCGGCCTGACGAATTCCTATCTGGGGCTGATTCTGCCGTACACTGCGGTATCTGTACCTATGGGGACATTCATTCTGACCGGATTCCTGAAGAGTATCCCGAAAGCGATGGAAGAGTCGGCGGTGGTTGACGGAGCGGGGATTTACCGGATTGTGTTCCAGATTATCGCCCCGCTTACCGCGCCTGCACTTGTAACGGTTGTTGTAACCACGTTCCTGAACTGCTGGAATGAATTCATTATGGCTTCCACCTTCCTGAGCAAGGATGCACTGAAAACGCTGCCGTTCTCGGTCATGAACTTTGCCGGCCAGTATTCTTCGGATTATGGCTCACAGTTTGCGGTCATGGTGCTGACCTCGATCCCGGCAATTATTATCTATGCCATCTTCAATGAACAGATTACGAAAGGCGTTACCGCCGGTGCTGTTAAAGGTTAA
- a CDS encoding beta-galactosidase, with the protein MDHLLYGVAYYDEYMPYDRLDEDIRMMQEAGINTVRIAESTWSTHEPQNGVFNFSSVKRVLDAMHAAGIHVIVGTPTYAIPAWMVKEHPDVLAVTAKGEGKYGARQIMDITHPVYLFYAERMIRKLMEQVHKHPAVIGYQIDNETKHYETAGPNVQLRFVKYMRETYGTLEAVNHKFGLDYWSNRIDSWEDFPSMVGTINGSLGAEFAKFQRGLVNEFLAWQLGIVGEYKQPGQFTTHNFDFEWRGHSFGVQPSVDHFAASQPFDIAGVDIYHPSQDNLTGAEISFGGDITRSLKQNNYFVLETQAQAFPEWTPYPGQLRLQAFSHLGSGASMVAYWHWHSIHNSFETYWKGLLSHDFLPNPVYKEAQTIGADFKRLSPQLIGLKKTSKVAVMVSNEALSAIEWFKLPGGVIYNDVVRWMYDELYKMNIACDFIQPSSTRLHDYELIVVPALYAVSDEALQNLNEYVRSGGHAVYSFKSGFTDEQVKVRHTAQPGVIHEACGVTYSHFATPNAAAGLTGKLFPEGTEAGVHTVKTWMEMLVAADSAEVLASYDHPQWGEYAAVTRNASGKGTATYIGCMTEPAALAVILQDAVKNAGLWGEDQQLVFPLIVKTGVNGRGNTIRYYYNYSAQPVTFKYGYGAGQELLSGSPVAPGEELELEPWGLRIISQE; encoded by the coding sequence ATGGATCACTTGTTATACGGGGTCGCTTATTACGACGAGTATATGCCGTACGACCGTCTGGATGAAGATATCCGGATGATGCAGGAAGCGGGAATTAACACCGTGCGCATTGCGGAATCTACCTGGAGTACTCATGAACCCCAGAATGGCGTATTTAACTTCAGCTCGGTCAAAAGAGTGCTGGATGCCATGCATGCCGCCGGAATTCATGTCATCGTAGGCACGCCTACTTACGCGATTCCTGCATGGATGGTCAAGGAGCATCCGGATGTGCTGGCCGTTACGGCGAAGGGGGAAGGGAAATACGGGGCGCGGCAGATTATGGATATTACCCATCCGGTCTACCTCTTCTATGCAGAGCGGATGATCCGCAAGCTGATGGAGCAGGTGCATAAGCATCCTGCCGTAATCGGTTACCAGATTGATAATGAAACGAAGCATTATGAGACGGCCGGGCCGAATGTGCAGCTGAGGTTCGTTAAATATATGCGGGAAACCTATGGAACCCTTGAGGCGGTCAATCACAAGTTCGGCCTCGATTACTGGAGTAACCGGATCGACAGCTGGGAGGACTTCCCGTCCATGGTTGGCACAATCAACGGCAGCCTGGGCGCCGAGTTTGCCAAATTCCAGCGCGGGCTGGTGAATGAATTCCTGGCCTGGCAGCTCGGGATTGTGGGTGAATATAAGCAGCCGGGGCAGTTTACGACACATAATTTCGATTTTGAGTGGCGGGGGCATTCGTTTGGCGTACAGCCTTCGGTGGATCATTTTGCGGCGTCCCAGCCCTTCGACATTGCCGGTGTAGATATTTATCATCCGTCCCAGGATAATCTTACCGGTGCGGAAATTTCCTTCGGGGGAGATATTACCCGCTCGCTGAAGCAGAATAACTATTTCGTCCTGGAGACCCAGGCGCAGGCTTTCCCGGAATGGACGCCTTACCCCGGGCAGCTGCGGCTGCAGGCGTTCAGCCACTTAGGTTCCGGCGCGTCGATGGTTGCCTACTGGCACTGGCATTCGATCCATAATTCCTTCGAGACATACTGGAAAGGGCTGCTCAGCCACGATTTCCTGCCTAACCCGGTATATAAGGAAGCGCAGACGATCGGTGCGGACTTTAAGCGGTTGAGTCCTCAGCTGATTGGACTGAAGAAGACCAGCAAAGTGGCTGTAATGGTCAGCAACGAAGCATTGTCGGCCATTGAATGGTTCAAGCTGCCCGGCGGCGTCATTTACAATGATGTGGTCCGCTGGATGTACGACGAGCTCTACAAGATGAATATTGCCTGCGATTTCATCCAGCCTTCCAGCACCCGCTTGCACGACTACGAGCTGATTGTAGTTCCGGCCCTGTATGCCGTCTCTGACGAGGCGCTGCAGAACCTGAACGAGTATGTCCGCAGCGGCGGCCATGCCGTCTACTCCTTCAAGAGCGGATTTACCGATGAGCAGGTGAAGGTGCGGCATACCGCACAGCCGGGCGTAATTCATGAAGCCTGCGGAGTGACTTACAGTCATTTTGCTACGCCGAATGCGGCTGCCGGGCTTACCGGCAAGCTGTTCCCGGAAGGAACGGAGGCAGGTGTGCACACTGTCAAGACATGGATGGAAATGCTGGTTGCAGCGGATTCTGCCGAAGTACTGGCCAGCTACGATCATCCGCAGTGGGGTGAATATGCGGCGGTTACGCGGAATGCGTCCGGGAAGGGGACGGCTACCTATATCGGCTGTATGACGGAGCCGGCCGCGCTTGCGGTGATCCTGCAGGATGCCGTCAAGAATGCCGGATTATGGGGTGAGGACCAGCAGCTGGTATTCCCGCTCATCGTGAAGACCGGTGTGAACGGCCGGGGCAATACGATCCGTTACTACTATAACTATTCAGCGCAGCCTGTGACCTTTAAATACGGGTATGGAGCAGGGCAGGAGCTGTTGTCCGGGAGTCCGGTGGCGCCTGGTGAGGAGCTGGAGCTTGAGCCTTGGGGCTTAAGGATTATTAGTCAGGAGTAA
- a CDS encoding pyridoxamine 5'-phosphate oxidase family protein, with amino-acid sequence MDYVQGFKEIMEVSGHLALATSADNKPNVRVMSHFYDADQGIVYVSTFKQSPKTAEFAANDKIAFTTLPEAATGRLVRVTDATVKKSEHSVYDLEAGFTKNNPSFAFTLKEAGPMFEVYEFHFNEAIVTMGHMQMETITL; translated from the coding sequence ATGGATTATGTACAAGGCTTCAAAGAAATAATGGAGGTCAGCGGGCATCTTGCACTGGCAACATCCGCGGATAATAAACCGAATGTCAGAGTAATGAGCCACTTCTACGATGCTGATCAAGGTATTGTATATGTCTCAACCTTCAAGCAGTCGCCCAAAACAGCAGAATTCGCAGCGAATGACAAAATAGCCTTCACTACGCTTCCCGAAGCGGCAACCGGCCGGCTGGTCCGGGTAACCGATGCTACAGTCAAGAAAAGCGAGCATTCCGTCTATGACCTGGAAGCAGGCTTCACGAAGAACAACCCGTCGTTTGCTTTTACGCTGAAGGAAGCAGGCCCGATGTTTGAGGTATATGAATTTCATTTCAATGAAGCAATTGTAACAATGGGTCATATGCAAATGGAGACAATCACGCTCTAG
- a CDS encoding YafY family protein, whose product MKIDRLISIIMILLERDKVSASKLAEMFEVTPRTIFRDIDSINQAGIPIVTYPGVRGGIAIMEQYKIEKRLFTISDITALLTGLGSIHSTLSGEEILNAMAKVKGLIPEEQVREIEQKSGQIVIDHAPWLGNKILHLKLSDIRAAMDDHRLLAFSYSDQAGRQSSREVEPYRLIMKDSNWYLQGYCTSRQDFRIFRLSRITALEVLEGTFLPREFDPGPLAPPGQEMITLKLLIEPPLRDLMLELAGEENVIACGDNRFTVHFPFAENDFGYNMLLRMGDQCECLEPPHVRAELVRRIKGLLAIYEGEDPGL is encoded by the coding sequence ATGAAAATAGACCGTTTGATCTCCATAATTATGATTCTGCTGGAGCGCGACAAAGTCAGTGCATCGAAGCTTGCGGAGATGTTCGAGGTTACACCCCGGACGATATTCCGGGATATCGATTCGATTAACCAGGCGGGCATTCCGATTGTTACGTATCCAGGTGTGCGGGGCGGCATAGCGATTATGGAGCAATACAAGATTGAGAAAAGATTGTTTACCATCTCTGATATTACAGCCTTGTTAACGGGGCTAGGGAGCATTCATTCCACGTTGTCAGGGGAGGAAATTCTCAATGCGATGGCTAAAGTGAAAGGGCTGATCCCTGAGGAGCAGGTCCGGGAGATCGAGCAGAAATCGGGACAGATCGTAATTGATCATGCCCCGTGGCTGGGCAACAAGATTCTGCATTTGAAGCTGAGCGATATCAGGGCCGCAATGGATGATCACAGGCTGCTTGCGTTCAGCTACAGTGATCAGGCGGGCAGGCAGAGCAGCCGTGAGGTTGAACCTTACCGGCTTATAATGAAGGATTCCAACTGGTATCTGCAGGGATACTGCACTTCCAGGCAGGATTTCCGCATCTTCCGCTTATCCCGTATCACTGCCCTTGAGGTGCTGGAAGGGACGTTTTTGCCCCGGGAGTTTGACCCCGGTCCGCTGGCTCCTCCGGGACAGGAGATGATTACCCTCAAGCTGTTAATTGAGCCCCCGTTACGGGACCTGATGCTTGAGCTGGCCGGCGAAGAGAATGTGATTGCCTGCGGCGATAACCGGTTCACCGTCCACTTCCCGTTTGCCGAGAATGATTTCGGCTATAACATGCTGCTGCGGATGGGCGATCAATGCGAATGCCTGGAACCGCCGCATGTCCGGGCAGAACTGGTGCGGAGGATAAAGGGGCTGCTGGCCATATATGAAGGGGAAGACCCGGGATTATAA
- a CDS encoding FusB/FusC family EF-G-binding protein: protein MKPTFIRNHQYNLIKKQSDFVLKTLRSVADRRVLETVRYSAEVTVTEAFAALTAEQRQLLSPISALERAEDFQQYVSGMEPYLEPFPPITLKQIQKLFPKNKKMKLPDLQSIDFRYVTYLAWVDIATSKLFIVYPHEGQFIGVEGRIIPTHKKGYCLFCNRQQELAFLTVKTKPELAAADNYASVGQYVCLDNHGCNQSITNISSLERFVLSVQK from the coding sequence GTGAAACCAACATTTATTAGAAACCATCAATATAATCTGATTAAGAAACAATCTGACTTTGTGCTGAAAACACTGCGGTCGGTAGCGGACCGCCGGGTTCTGGAGACAGTAAGATACAGTGCCGAAGTGACGGTAACGGAGGCGTTTGCTGCTCTGACTGCGGAACAGAGGCAGCTGCTGAGCCCGATATCGGCTCTGGAGCGGGCCGAAGATTTCCAGCAGTATGTCAGCGGGATGGAGCCTTACCTGGAGCCGTTTCCGCCCATTACCCTCAAGCAGATTCAGAAGCTGTTTCCGAAGAATAAAAAGATGAAGCTGCCTGATTTGCAGTCCATCGATTTCCGGTATGTAACGTATCTGGCCTGGGTAGACATTGCCACGAGCAAGCTGTTCATCGTCTATCCGCATGAAGGGCAGTTCATCGGTGTAGAGGGCAGGATCATACCGACGCACAAGAAGGGCTATTGCCTGTTCTGCAACCGTCAGCAGGAGCTGGCCTTCCTGACCGTCAAGACGAAGCCGGAGCTTGCTGCGGCAGACAATTATGCTTCTGTGGGGCAATACGTATGTCTGGATAATCACGGCTGTAATCAGAGCATCACTAATATAAGCTCACTGGAGCGGTTCGTGCTCTCGGTGCAGAAGTAG
- a CDS encoding MFS transporter, whose product MSETMPVSAGSNRNIILFFSSKFASVLGSSMYTFVVGLYILKLTGSGSSFAITLLCGLLPSVLMSPFAGVVADMVNRRLLLIGSDAASVLIMLLSFLAVSAQGMSLLPLYISLILLSVCSTFYSISVSSSMMMLVDPDSIQRAGSLNQIAGSVGHLLAPILAGMLYAFLPLKDFMLLNAAGFAVSTVMGCMLRFKPVSRSDASAGAAEAPDNPPFKERLSSVTAEVRTNLKEGFSYVLRRPVIRSLLIIVFWINFFVVALNVVLPYVTVQTMGLTSKQYGVLEAMIAGGMLLMSLLLTLLSQSKDPVKPIIGGLSALGLLFLAMAVPLLLHFTATFTFFFFLPLLLLVGVVIMIINIPIQVYLQQTIEEEYRGRVFGLVEGIAGSIAPLGMLLYGVLLDWIPGSVILLVSGSAILAVTFIGRRGLMSSSAAEKQSVQTEVKAEQAGA is encoded by the coding sequence ATGTCTGAGACAATGCCGGTTTCGGCAGGATCTAACCGCAACATCATTCTTTTTTTCAGCAGCAAATTCGCTTCTGTTCTAGGATCAAGTATGTATACCTTTGTGGTCGGCCTCTACATTCTTAAGCTCACCGGCTCCGGAAGCAGCTTTGCAATTACGCTGCTCTGCGGCTTGCTGCCCAGCGTTCTGATGTCGCCCTTTGCCGGTGTGGTCGCTGATATGGTCAACCGCCGCCTGCTGCTGATCGGCTCCGATGCCGCCAGTGTCCTGATTATGCTGCTCTCCTTTCTCGCAGTCTCCGCTCAGGGAATGTCGCTGCTGCCGCTTTATATCTCACTGATTCTCCTGTCTGTCTGTTCTACCTTCTACAGCATCTCCGTCTCCTCTTCCATGATGATGCTTGTTGACCCGGATTCCATCCAGCGTGCCGGCTCATTAAATCAGATTGCCGGGTCTGTCGGCCACCTGCTCGCTCCCATCCTCGCCGGCATGCTCTATGCCTTTCTTCCGCTTAAAGACTTCATGCTGCTGAATGCTGCAGGATTCGCCGTCTCAACCGTGATGGGCTGTATGCTCAGATTCAAACCGGTCTCCAGGAGCGATGCATCCGCAGGAGCCGCAGAGGCTCCTGATAACCCGCCCTTCAAGGAGCGCCTCAGCAGTGTGACTGCAGAAGTCCGAACCAATCTGAAAGAAGGCTTCTCTTATGTGCTCCGCCGTCCCGTAATCCGTTCCCTGCTGATTATTGTGTTCTGGATTAATTTCTTTGTCGTTGCACTGAATGTCGTGCTGCCATACGTAACGGTACAGACAATGGGGCTTACTTCGAAGCAATATGGTGTACTTGAAGCAATGATCGCAGGAGGAATGCTGCTAATGTCCCTGCTCCTCACCCTGCTCAGTCAGAGCAAGGATCCTGTAAAACCTATCATTGGAGGATTAAGCGCGCTAGGGCTGTTATTCCTTGCAATGGCAGTTCCGCTGCTGCTGCATTTCACCGCCACCTTCACCTTCTTCTTCTTCCTGCCGCTGCTTCTGCTTGTCGGTGTCGTCATTATGATCATTAATATTCCGATTCAGGTGTATTTGCAGCAGACGATCGAAGAAGAATACCGCGGCCGCGTATTCGGACTGGTGGAAGGCATCGCCGGCTCTATTGCCCCGCTGGGCATGCTGCTCTATGGGGTACTGCTTGACTGGATTCCGGGCTCTGTTATCCTGCTGGTCTCTGGTTCCGCTATTCTGGCGGTTACGTTCATTGGACGAAGAGGGCTGATGAGCAGCAGCGCAGCAGAGAAGCAGTCTGTTCAAACGGAGGTGAAGGCGGAGCAGGCCGGGGCATAG
- a CDS encoding helix-turn-helix transcriptional regulator, giving the protein MTTRLTIGEKVKQLRKAKGLTQTDLAGEQMTKSMLSQIENGRALPSMSSLQFLAGRLGVDAGYFMQGEHEAELAPLVRKIEQQYKAKQYKEIVTAVQPLMKDNLPMTVDAARLMEFYVGSCYYTAAAGGKEGIERAAEIYERFGLYVERAKVQYLAYALMFAESKYQDSLELIRRVRTEYVSNKVGNDFLFEIDLHYAECVTLSALGDYSGCREVALAALQLSRGEGVYYLTDHLYRILSQVAMLHHDLEQAADYLNKAAQFAEFTEAADSLELVHLSRIRLALALQKYEDVLALVKQYPQDSSFMPIVYLMNGIALYHLMRHEEALESLNKVTMLDQLYHPLDRVSLLTTYSYKAKIYMQQGMREEALQQSRFAYHEAKDFPPSEYLDLIQQTYHELHG; this is encoded by the coding sequence ATGACTACCAGACTGACTATAGGTGAGAAGGTCAAGCAATTGCGCAAAGCCAAAGGCCTGACACAGACCGATCTGGCCGGAGAACAAATGACCAAGAGCATGCTTAGCCAAATCGAGAACGGCCGGGCCTTGCCTTCAATGAGCAGCCTGCAGTTTCTCGCCGGACGGCTGGGCGTTGATGCGGGATATTTCATGCAGGGCGAGCATGAAGCCGAGCTGGCTCCGCTTGTCCGCAAGATTGAGCAGCAATACAAGGCGAAGCAGTACAAGGAGATCGTCACAGCGGTACAGCCGCTGATGAAAGACAACCTGCCCATGACGGTGGATGCCGCGCGGCTGATGGAGTTCTATGTAGGCTCCTGTTACTATACAGCAGCTGCAGGCGGGAAAGAGGGAATAGAGCGGGCTGCTGAAATCTATGAGCGGTTCGGACTATATGTGGAGCGGGCCAAGGTCCAGTACCTGGCATATGCTTTAATGTTTGCAGAGAGCAAATACCAGGACAGCCTGGAGCTGATCCGCCGTGTGCGTACAGAATATGTGAGCAATAAGGTAGGGAATGATTTTCTGTTTGAGATCGATCTTCATTATGCGGAATGTGTTACACTCTCTGCACTCGGGGATTACTCCGGCTGCCGGGAGGTTGCCTTGGCAGCCCTTCAGCTTTCCCGCGGGGAAGGCGTGTATTATTTGACAGATCATCTGTACCGGATCCTCTCCCAGGTGGCTATGCTGCATCATGACTTAGAGCAGGCAGCTGATTATCTGAATAAGGCTGCGCAGTTTGCAGAGTTCACGGAAGCAGCTGATTCGCTCGAGCTGGTCCATCTGTCCAGAATCAGGCTGGCGCTTGCGCTGCAGAAGTATGAGGATGTGCTCGCTCTGGTGAAGCAATATCCGCAGGACAGCTCATTTATGCCTATCGTTTATTTGATGAACGGAATCGCTCTTTACCATTTGATGAGGCATGAAGAAGCGCTTGAAAGTCTCAACAAGGTGACCATGTTGGATCAGCTCTACCATCCGCTGGACCGTGTCAGCCTGCTGACAACCTATTCGTATAAAGCCAAAATATATATGCAGCAAGGCATGCGTGAGGAGGCACTCCAGCAATCCCGGTTTGCTTATCATGAAGCGAAGGATTTCCCGCCTTCGGAATATCTCGACCTGATCCAGCAGACTTACCATGAGCTGCACGGCTAG
- a CDS encoding GHKL domain-containing protein, with protein MYNLIIIIQILSFFFIYKSISQYSFTFKEVVSWLAIFVLIGFVSAYFIGVWGAITLFFCFLGISYFKSHKTLTALGFFYGAYALVINSFIGYLAADPITRLIEFVFRPFSADVDYLPYLVTAMAPPVINEAGLRLVRRYVPQLNKVTLQESGKFILFPVTVLFIVIIISVYPILTIGNSSGEFKAFHRTLLISMWLLFVAALLYMQFQYNRIQRRETAKAKGEQLEQLKDYTAQLEKIYDDFRGFRHDYANILLTLEEGIYREDWQQVKQVYEQTVKPTGLLLRKNEYSFVKLRNLHVSEVKSILAAKIMMAQQMQTDVTLEIEEPIYLIHMELVPFIRILSILLDNAIEAAAMTEEARIWIVLLEDSAVQRIKITNSSGEQLSLRRLGERGYSSKGKGRGLGLFNVQQILQENNFASLETEAKSALFSQTLILRKTGERQ; from the coding sequence ATGTATAATCTGATCATCATTATTCAAATATTAAGCTTCTTTTTTATTTATAAATCCATTTCGCAGTATTCCTTTACTTTTAAGGAAGTAGTGAGCTGGTTGGCAATATTTGTACTAATTGGATTTGTATCAGCCTATTTTATAGGAGTTTGGGGGGCAATAACACTATTTTTCTGTTTCCTGGGCATATCGTATTTTAAAAGTCATAAAACGCTGACTGCTTTGGGCTTTTTTTACGGAGCCTACGCCCTTGTTATAAACTCTTTTATCGGTTATCTCGCAGCTGATCCGATTACACGTTTGATTGAATTTGTCTTCAGACCCTTTTCCGCGGATGTTGATTATCTTCCGTATTTAGTTACAGCGATGGCGCCGCCCGTGATCAATGAAGCCGGCTTACGACTGGTACGGCGTTATGTGCCTCAGCTCAACAAAGTAACTCTGCAGGAATCAGGAAAATTCATTCTTTTCCCGGTGACTGTACTTTTCATCGTCATTATCATATCTGTATACCCGATCCTGACGATCGGCAATTCATCCGGAGAGTTTAAAGCTTTCCATAGAACTTTACTTATATCCATGTGGCTGCTATTTGTTGCCGCTTTGCTCTACATGCAGTTTCAATATAACCGTATCCAGAGAAGAGAGACTGCAAAGGCTAAAGGTGAACAATTGGAGCAGCTTAAGGACTATACGGCACAGCTTGAGAAAATTTATGATGATTTTAGAGGTTTCCGCCATGACTATGCCAACATCCTGTTGACGCTGGAGGAAGGAATATACCGGGAGGATTGGCAGCAAGTCAAACAAGTGTATGAGCAGACGGTTAAGCCGACGGGACTGCTATTACGCAAGAATGAATACAGCTTCGTCAAGCTGCGGAATTTGCATGTATCAGAGGTGAAAAGTATTCTGGCTGCCAAAATAATGATGGCCCAGCAAATGCAAACGGATGTGACATTGGAAATTGAAGAGCCTATCTATTTAATTCACATGGAATTGGTACCTTTTATCCGGATCTTATCGATTCTGTTGGATAATGCAATTGAAGCAGCAGCTATGACTGAGGAAGCCAGGATTTGGATAGTCCTACTGGAGGACTCTGCCGTTCAGCGAATCAAGATTACCAACAGCAGCGGAGAACAGCTTAGTTTACGGCGGCTGGGGGAGCGTGGGTATTCGTCAAAGGGAAAGGGGCGCGGCTTGGGGTTATTTAACGTACAACAAATACTTCAGGAGAATAACTTCGCGTCACTGGAAACCGAAGCTAAATCCGCTTTGTTCTCTCAGACACTTATTTTAAGAAAGACTGGAGAACGGCAATGA
- a CDS encoding response regulator transcription factor, whose translation MNIYILEDNLIQRQHLERMIKELVLRHQLRNINVFSTARPELLLSQIERAADHQLYFLDLEIGREAQKGLAVAKEIREKDPFGTIVLVTTHSELAPVTFEYRVAALDFIEKDLGEQEFIRKVEECLLIADSRRTLPVSPDNFSFENKYTSFQIPFSDILYFETMEIAHKIRLITKSKVLDFYAELNEIAGCDERLFRCHRAFVVNLANIRLVDKKNKLVLFDQDERCSVSRRLQKETIERMEAYKNSFS comes from the coding sequence ATGAACATATACATATTAGAGGATAACCTGATCCAGCGGCAACACTTGGAGCGTATGATTAAAGAATTGGTGCTGAGGCATCAGCTCCGTAATATAAATGTATTTTCAACGGCCAGACCTGAACTCTTATTATCACAAATAGAGAGGGCGGCCGACCATCAATTGTATTTTCTTGATCTGGAGATCGGACGTGAGGCGCAGAAAGGGCTGGCTGTAGCTAAAGAGATAAGGGAGAAGGATCCCTTCGGCACAATTGTACTTGTGACCACGCATTCTGAGTTAGCTCCTGTAACGTTTGAATACCGTGTGGCTGCATTAGATTTTATAGAGAAGGATTTAGGTGAACAAGAATTTATTCGAAAAGTGGAAGAGTGCCTCCTGATTGCCGATTCTCGCCGGACACTTCCTGTAAGTCCTGATAACTTTTCCTTTGAGAATAAATACACCAGCTTTCAAATTCCTTTTTCCGATATTCTTTACTTTGAAACTATGGAAATTGCCCATAAAATACGACTGATTACTAAATCCAAAGTGCTTGACTTTTATGCTGAGTTAAACGAAATTGCAGGCTGTGATGAGCGCTTGTTCCGTTGCCACCGGGCATTTGTAGTTAATCTGGCTAATATCCGCTTGGTTGATAAAAAGAACAAACTAGTCCTGTTCGATCAGGATGAGCGCTGCTCTGTTTCAAGAAGGCTGCAAAAGGAAACCATCGAAAGAATGGAAGCTTATAAAAATTCTTTTTCATAA